GTACCAATCGCGGCCAGACCGGCAACACCGGCACCGACAATCAGAACTTTCGCCGGCGGAACCTTACCCGCCGCAGTTACCTGCCCGGTGAAGAAGCGGCCGAAGTTGTTGCCTGCTTCGATAACCGCACGGTAGCCTGCGATGTTCGCCATAGACGACAGCGCATCCATCTTCTGGGCTCGCGAAATACGCGGAACCATTTCCATGGCAATCACGTTTGCGCCTTTGGCTTTGGCTGCTTCCATGCCTTCTTCGTTGCCCGCAGGGTTGAAGAAGGAAATCAGCGTCTTGTCGCTGGTCAGGCGTTTGAGCTCGGTCGCGTCCGGCTGGCGCACCTTGGCCACGATGTCGACAGCCTTCCACAGACCGGCAGCGGTCTTGATGACTTCGACGCCTGCGTCCTCGTAGGCCGCATCCGTGAACCCGGCATTGGCACCAGCACCCGCTTCTATCGCGCACTCGTAGCCCAGTTTCTGGAGTTGTTTGGCGGAATCCGGTGTCATCGCGACCCGGTTCTCTCCGTCAAACACCTCTTTGGGTGTTCCGATTTTCACCTTTCTTATCCCCCTTAGGTCCTGGAGTAATAATATTTCACGCAGACAATGCTGCACTTGCAGAAAGTTTTAACGCCACCTGAATTGCTGCACAAGCAAACAGAGCGCCTCCCGTATTTCTGCGACGCAACGGCATCACACCCACCGTCGCACTTTTTCGCAGTATTTTGCGAAATCCATGCGAAAAGTTCGGCGTAGTCGGTTCTCTTCCGGAATGACAAATCGTCTTTCCAGAAACCATAAAAACAAGGGTACTAGCGGCAACGACAAAACAGCATCCCAGTATAGGATCAAGCCCGCCAGAACCATTACATCGCCCAAATAAATCGGGTTGCGCGTACGGCTGAAAATACCGGATTGTACCAACCGAGCGCTTTCATGATGGGGGTGAAAGGTCGTTTGCTGTCGCCGCATTTCGTAAATTGCAAGCGCCATGAGCAAGATGCCCCCACCGACCAGCAAGCCGCCAAGCAGGTCTGCCCAGATCGGCCCAAACGACAATCCAAAAGAAAAACGGTGCGCCTGAACCCATGCAATTGCCACTGCCATAGCAAGCCAGACTGGCGGCAAGTCAAACGGCCGACTCCGAGTCTCGGTCATGCACAGGCTCCTCTACTGGCTTGCGGCGCTTCGTGCACCTGGGTCCGACGCCATGCGTCTCCTTCGGTTTAGCGATGTTTGAAGGCGACGCAACGACCCAAAACGCTTCGAAAGGCAAAAAGGACAGAAACTCTGCACTTTTTTGTCATTCAGGACTGTGTTCGCGCAATGAACCTGTCACAGAACAGGGTATTTACGACACAAAGTGACGGAACGGCGTTTGCGCCACATCCGCTTGTCTCTCAGAACAACGCGGCTCATCCTGCCTCCAACTGAACAAGGGAGAAGATCATGTCTTTGCAAGGCAAACACGCATTGGTTACCGGAGGCGGCACCGGTATTGGCCTCGCCATCGCGCAGGCTCTGGCGGCTGATGGAGCACAGGTCACAATCACCGGCCGTCGCCTGGAGGTTCTGCAAGAAGCAGCGACCGACAACATTCACCCAATGGCAATGGATGTCGCGCAGGAAGAGTCCGTGGTAGATGGTATTGCCGCAGCCGTCGCGGCCCGAGGTCCGATCCAAATCTGCGTAGCCAATGCCGGCGTCGCCGAAGGCCGTGCACTGCACAAAACCGACATGGCCTTCTGGCGCAACATGATGTCCATCAACGTGGACGGCGTGTTTTTGACCATCCGTGAAAGCCTGAAGTCAATGAACCAAACGGATTGGGGTCGCGTGATGGTGATCTCTTCGATCGCCGGCCTGCGCGGTCTCAAAGGCGGCCCTGCCTATTCCGCGTCCAAACATGCGGTAAACGGCATGATAAAATCGCTGGCGGCGGACTACGCGCGCAAGCCAATCACGTTCAACTCGATTTGCCCTGCTTATGTGGAAACGCCGATCATCGACCAAAACATCGAAAGCATCATGGCCCGCACTGGCTGTACCGAGGAAGAAGCGCGCCACATGATGGTTGGCGTGAATCCGCATGGGCGTCTGATTACTCCTGAAGAAGTTGCCCATGCGGCAATGTACTTGTGCTCAGACATGGCCGACTCCGTACGCGGCCAAATGGTGCAAGTTTCCGGTGGCGAAATGTAAGCAAACTGCCGGGCTTTGGCCCGGCAAACGCTCACCGACGCTGTGCAGACGCAATACCGACGTTTTGCAGACCCCGATTTAGGCAGATCTAAGGACCGACACCGGCCGCTTTCCCTCAGCCCAGGCGTGCACAGCGCGACCGAAGGATTCGAAAAGCGGTCGGCTTACCGGATCATTTGCAGCGTCCCACTCGGGATGCCACTGTACTGACAGTGTGAAGCCCGGCGCACCGTCGATATAGACCGCCTCTGGTGTGCCGTCCGGCGCGTAACCATCGATCAACACCCGACTACCAGCGCGCTTTATCCCTTGCCCATGTAGTGTATTGGTCATCACCTCTTGCGCGCCAAACAGGCGGTGGAAGACACCATTCTCGGAAAACTTCACCATGTGGCGCAGAGCGAATTTCTCTTCCAGCGTTCCGTCCGGTGGCATCCGGTGATTGTCCCGACCGGGAAGGTCGCGAATTTCGGGGTAGAGACTACCACCCATCGCCACATTAACCTCTTGAAAACCCCGGCAAATTCCAAAAAATGGCTGCCCATTTTCAACGCAAGCTCGCACCAGGGGGAGCACAATCGCATCCCGCGCACGATCAAAAGCACCATGCGCTTCGGTGGCCGCTTCTCCATATTCTTCCGGATGTACATTTGGTCGGCCACCGGTCAGCAGAAAGCCGTCGCATGTTTCCATCAATTCTTCGATCGAGACGAAACGCGGGTCCGCCGGAATGAGCAGCGGCATACAGTCAGAAACGCTGGCCACTGCTTCCGAGTTCATCTCCCCACCCGCATGGGCAGGGTATTGGTCATTGATCAGATATTGGTTGCCGATGATACCGACGACTGGGCGCGCCATAAGAGCCTCTTTGCTTGCTGTGCCGCCCAACATAGGACGGCGAAGCACACAGTAAAACCCCCTGCCCCGCTGCGTCAGATTTCGCCGGTCAACCCCGCCGCTTCGATGCCCGCCATTGCAGCGATTGCATCATTTTCAGACGTGTCTCCGGTTACGCCGACCGCACCAATCACGGCACCTCTTTTATCCCGTACCAAAACACCGCCAGGCACCGGCACTACTTGGCCGCCATACACACCATTTACAGCGGCCATGAAATAGGCTTGTTGTTCCGCCCGCGCCATTTGCGCGGTACCCGCCATTCCCAACATCACGCTTCCGTATGCCTTGCCGTGCGCGATCGCAAAACGCCCCGGCGCGGCGCCATCGGAGCGCTCGAACGCAATCACATGCCCTCCGGCATCCAGTACCGCCACCGAAAGAGGCTTGAGCTCCAGTTCCTTGCCCTTTTCCAGAGCTTTCCGAATTATTGCCCGGGCTTTCCCTTGTGAAATTATCATGTCTTTCTCCCTAAACAAAAAAGGGCCAGAGCAATGCCCTGACCCTAAGATTAAGCTTGTGCTTTCAGTTCGAGCCGCCGCGCGTGCAGAACCGGTTCCGTATACCCGGAGGGTTGAACTCGCCCTTTGAAAACAAGATCGCATGCCGCTTGGAATGCCACTCCTGAGAAATCCGGAGCCATCGGTCGATAGCTTGGGTCGTCTGCGTTCTGGCGGTCGACGACAGCGGCCATTTTTTGCATTGCCGCCATTACTTGCGGCTCGCTAACAACGCCTTGATGTAGCCAGTTTGCCAAGCCTTGGCTGGAAATTCGGCAAGTTGCGCGGTCTTCCATCAATCCAACATCGTTGATGTCCGGAACCTTTGAGCATCCCACCCCTTGATCGATCCAGCGAACAACATAGCCAAGTATGCCTTGTGCGTTGTTTTCAATTTCAGCGGCAATCTCCTCTTCGGAAAGATTCTGTCCCTCCATAACGGGAACAGTCAACAAATCGTCGAGGGTACCACGCGCACCAGCCGCCTTGATCGCCTCCTGCTGTGCCAGCACATCCACCTCATGGTAGTGCGTTGCATGCAGAGTTGCTGCCGTCGGCGACGGCACCCAAGCACAGTTAGCACCAGATTTCGGGTGCCCGATTTTCTGTTCCAACATCGCGCCCATCAAGTCGG
This genomic window from Shimia isoporae contains:
- a CDS encoding gamma-glutamyl-gamma-aminobutyrate hydrolase family protein, whose protein sequence is MARPVVGIIGNQYLINDQYPAHAGGEMNSEAVASVSDCMPLLIPADPRFVSIEELMETCDGFLLTGGRPNVHPEEYGEAATEAHGAFDRARDAIVLPLVRACVENGQPFFGICRGFQEVNVAMGGSLYPEIRDLPGRDNHRMPPDGTLEEKFALRHMVKFSENGVFHRLFGAQEVMTNTLHGQGIKRAGSRVLIDGYAPDGTPEAVYIDGAPGFTLSVQWHPEWDAANDPVSRPLFESFGRAVHAWAEGKRPVSVLRSA
- a CDS encoding SDR family NAD(P)-dependent oxidoreductase, producing the protein MSLQGKHALVTGGGTGIGLAIAQALAADGAQVTITGRRLEVLQEAATDNIHPMAMDVAQEESVVDGIAAAVAARGPIQICVANAGVAEGRALHKTDMAFWRNMMSINVDGVFLTIRESLKSMNQTDWGRVMVISSIAGLRGLKGGPAYSASKHAVNGMIKSLAADYARKPITFNSICPAYVETPIIDQNIESIMARTGCTEEEARHMMVGVNPHGRLITPEEVAHAAMYLCSDMADSVRGQMVQVSGGEM
- a CDS encoding GlcG/HbpS family heme-binding protein, which translates into the protein MIISQGKARAIIRKALEKGKELELKPLSVAVLDAGGHVIAFERSDGAAPGRFAIAHGKAYGSVMLGMAGTAQMARAEQQAYFMAAVNGVYGGQVVPVPGGVLVRDKRGAVIGAVGVTGDTSENDAIAAMAGIEAAGLTGEI
- a CDS encoding methyltransferase family protein, which codes for MTETRSRPFDLPPVWLAMAVAIAWVQAHRFSFGLSFGPIWADLLGGLLVGGGILLMALAIYEMRRQQTTFHPHHESARLVQSGIFSRTRNPIYLGDVMVLAGLILYWDAVLSLPLVPLFLWFLERRFVIPEENRLRRTFRMDFAKYCEKVRRWV